From Nocardioides daedukensis, the proteins below share one genomic window:
- the rpsM gene encoding 30S ribosomal protein S13, whose amino-acid sequence MARLVGVDLPRDKRIEIALTYIYGIGRTRSQQLLEATGVNPNLRVHELGDEELVKLRDEIEANFKIEGDLRREVQADIRRKIEIGSYQGRRHRMGLPVRGQRTKTNARTRKGPKRTVAGKKKTK is encoded by the coding sequence ATGGCACGCCTTGTTGGTGTTGACCTCCCGCGTGACAAGCGCATCGAGATCGCACTCACCTACATCTACGGCATCGGCCGTACCCGCTCCCAGCAGCTGCTGGAAGCCACCGGGGTCAACCCGAACCTCCGCGTCCACGAGCTGGGCGACGAAGAGCTGGTCAAGCTCCGCGACGAGATCGAAGCCAACTTCAAGATCGAGGGTGACCTCCGCCGTGAGGTCCAGGCAGACATCCGCCGCAAGATCGAGATCGGCAGCTACCAGGGTCGCCGCCACCGCATGGGCCTTCCGGTCCGCGGCCAGCGCACCAAGACCAACGCTCGCACCCGCAAGGGTCCGAAGCGCACGGTTGCCGGCAAGAAGAAGACCAAGTGA
- the rpsK gene encoding 30S ribosomal protein S11, protein MPPKSRTAAGAKKVRRKEKKNIAQGEAHIKSTFNNTIVTITDPTGAVISWASAGTVGFKGSRKSTPFAAQMAAEAAGRRAMDHGMKKIDVFVKGPGSGRETAIRSLGAIGLEVGTIQDVTPAPHNGCRPPKRRRV, encoded by the coding sequence ATGCCTCCCAAGAGCCGCACCGCGGCTGGCGCCAAGAAGGTGCGCCGCAAGGAGAAGAAGAACATCGCTCAGGGCGAAGCCCACATCAAGAGCACGTTCAACAACACCATCGTCACGATCACCGACCCCACCGGCGCAGTGATCTCGTGGGCCTCGGCCGGCACCGTCGGCTTCAAGGGCTCGCGCAAGTCCACCCCGTTCGCGGCACAGATGGCGGCCGAGGCCGCTGGTCGTCGTGCGATGGACCACGGCATGAAGAAGATCGACGTCTTCGTCAAGGGCCCGGGTTCGGGTCGCGAGACGGCGATTCGGTCCCTGGGTGCGATCGGCCTCGAGGTCGGCACCATCCAGGACGTCACGCCCGCCCCGCACAACGGATGCCGGCCGCCCAAGCGCCGCCGCGTCTGA
- the rpsD gene encoding 30S ribosomal protein S4 has protein sequence MARYTGPMTRKSRRLGVDLVGGDQAFERRPYPPGQHGRARVKESEYRTQLHEKQKARISYGILEKQFHNYYVEASRRAGKTGDNLLQLLECRLDNVVYRAGFARTRRHARQLVVHGHFKVNGKKVDIPSFQVSAHDVIDVREKSLEMTPFIVARETHAERVVPAWLEALPNRMRVLVHQLPIRAQIDVPVQEQLIVEFYSKK, from the coding sequence ATGGCCCGTTACACCGGCCCCATGACCCGGAAGTCGCGCCGCCTCGGTGTCGACCTCGTCGGAGGCGACCAGGCATTCGAGCGTCGTCCCTACCCGCCCGGCCAGCACGGTCGCGCACGTGTCAAGGAGAGCGAGTACCGCACTCAGCTTCACGAGAAGCAGAAGGCGCGCATCTCCTACGGCATCCTCGAGAAGCAGTTCCACAACTACTACGTCGAGGCATCGCGTCGCGCCGGCAAGACCGGTGACAACCTGTTGCAGCTGCTTGAGTGCCGCCTCGACAACGTGGTCTACCGTGCCGGGTTCGCCCGCACGCGTCGCCACGCCCGTCAGCTCGTCGTGCACGGCCACTTCAAGGTCAACGGCAAGAAGGTCGACATCCCGTCCTTCCAGGTTTCCGCGCACGACGTCATCGACGTTCGCGAGAAGTCGCTCGAGATGACCCCGTTCATCGTGGCTCGTGAGACCCACGCCGAGCGTGTTGTCCCGGCGTGGCTCGAGGCCCTGCCGAACCGCATGCGGGTCCTGGTTCACCAGCTCCCCATCCGGGCGCAGATCGACGTTCCCGTCCAGGAGCAGCTGATCGTCGAGTTCTACTCGAAGAAGTAA
- a CDS encoding DNA-directed RNA polymerase subunit alpha — translation MLIAQRPTLSEESVDEFRSRFVIEPLEPGFGYTLGNSLRRTLLSSIPGASVTSIKVDSVLHEFSTVEGVKEDITEVILNLKNLVVSSEHDEPVTMYLHKAGAGDVTAADIQAPAGVEVHNPDLKIATLSDKGKLDMELVVERGRGYVSAVQNKGADNEIGRMPVDSIYSPVLKVTYKVEATRVEQRTDFDKLVIDVETKPSIRPRDAIASAGKTLVELFGLARELNVEAEGIDIGPSPVDEQLAADLALPVEDLQLTVRSYNCLKREGIHTVGELISRSEQDLLDIRNFGSKSIDEVKAKLVEMGLSLKDSAPGFDPATALANYSDDDDDTFVEDEQY, via the coding sequence GTGCTTATCGCTCAGCGCCCGACCCTGTCGGAAGAATCCGTCGACGAGTTCCGTTCGCGGTTCGTCATCGAGCCGCTGGAGCCCGGCTTCGGCTACACGCTCGGCAACTCCCTGCGTCGCACCCTGCTCAGCTCCATCCCGGGCGCCTCGGTCACGAGCATCAAGGTGGACAGCGTCCTCCACGAGTTCTCGACCGTCGAGGGCGTCAAGGAAGACATCACCGAGGTGATCCTCAACCTCAAGAACCTCGTCGTCTCCTCCGAGCACGACGAGCCGGTCACCATGTACCTCCACAAGGCCGGTGCCGGTGACGTCACCGCCGCAGACATCCAGGCTCCGGCCGGTGTCGAGGTGCACAACCCCGACCTGAAGATCGCCACCCTGTCCGACAAGGGCAAGCTCGACATGGAGCTCGTCGTCGAGCGGGGCCGCGGTTATGTCAGCGCGGTGCAGAACAAGGGTGCGGACAACGAGATCGGCCGGATGCCGGTCGACTCGATCTACTCGCCCGTCCTCAAGGTGACCTACAAGGTCGAAGCCACCCGTGTCGAGCAGCGTACGGACTTCGACAAGCTGGTCATCGACGTGGAGACCAAGCCGTCGATCCGTCCTCGTGACGCGATCGCCTCGGCGGGCAAGACCCTGGTCGAGCTCTTCGGCCTGGCTCGCGAGCTGAACGTCGAGGCCGAGGGCATCGACATCGGCCCGTCGCCGGTCGACGAGCAGCTTGCTGCCGACCTCGCCCTCCCGGTCGAGGACCTGCAGCTGACGGTCCGGTCCTACAACTGCCTCAAGCGTGAGGGCATCCACACCGTGGGTGAGCTCATCTCGCGCTCGGAGCAGGACCTGCTCGACATCCGGAACTTCGGTTCGAAGTCGATCGACGAGGTCAAGGCGAAGCTGGTCGAGATGGGTCTGTCCCTCAAGGACAGCGCACCCGGTTTCGACCCGGCCACCGCCCTGGCGAACTACTCGGACGATGACGACGACACCTTCGTCGAGGACGAGCAGTACTGA